The following coding sequences lie in one Deinococcus aerolatus genomic window:
- the surE gene encoding 5'/3'-nucleotidase SurE: protein MSQPSAARPRILVSNDDGIFSPGIKALGLAMAEFADVTVVAPDVEQSAVGHGITIRRPLRFKHTASAGFGDVPAYRVDGTPADCVVLGVHLLGRPDLVVSGINLGPNLGDDLTHSGTVAAAIEGLSLGLPSIAFSQQSGPDGEYDFSAGAAYAARLARQVLQHGLPPRTLLNVNFPSRVAGGVRVTAVGHHRWEDSVVTRQDPEGRDYHWVAGVSRADDAHDEGTDYGAVQRGLISVTPVRLDLTARDLMDQVGGYLPEV, encoded by the coding sequence ATGAGTCAACCTTCAGCCGCCCGCCCCCGCATTCTGGTGTCGAACGACGACGGCATTTTCTCTCCGGGCATCAAGGCGCTGGGCCTCGCCATGGCCGAATTCGCAGATGTGACGGTGGTGGCGCCCGATGTGGAGCAATCGGCTGTGGGCCACGGCATCACCATTCGGCGTCCGCTGCGGTTCAAGCACACGGCTTCGGCGGGCTTCGGCGACGTGCCCGCCTACCGGGTGGACGGTACGCCCGCCGACTGCGTGGTGCTGGGGGTGCATCTGCTGGGACGGCCGGATCTGGTGGTCAGCGGCATCAACCTCGGCCCCAACCTGGGGGATGACCTGACGCATTCCGGCACCGTGGCAGCGGCCATTGAGGGCCTGTCGCTGGGGCTGCCGAGCATCGCTTTCAGCCAGCAGAGCGGGCCGGACGGCGAGTACGACTTCAGTGCCGGGGCAGCCTACGCCGCGCGGCTGGCCCGGCAGGTGCTGCAGCACGGCCTGCCGCCGCGCACCCTGCTGAACGTCAACTTTCCCAGCCGCGTGGCCGGGGGCGTGCGCGTGACCGCCGTGGGCCACCACCGCTGGGAGGACAGCGTGGTCACCCGCCAGGACCCGGAGGGCCGCGATTACCACTGGGTGGCCGGGGTCAGCCGCGCCGATGACGCACATGACGAGGGCACCGACTACGGCGCGGTGCAGCGCGGCCTGATCAGCGTGACCCCGGTGCGTCTGGACCTGACAGCCCGTGACCTGATGGATCAGGTGGGCGGGTACCTGCCGGAGGTCTAG
- a CDS encoding antibiotic biosynthesis monooxygenase family protein codes for MKLVHYAEARGDDAHARLRAFLETLPAHPGFVNAELLGSPDQPGLYLVASRWAGAVPTLNIPAGARAWSFEVLAEV; via the coding sequence ATGAAACTGGTGCATTACGCCGAGGCGCGTGGCGACGACGCACACGCCCGGCTGCGCGCCTTTCTGGAGACCCTGCCCGCCCATCCCGGCTTTGTGAACGCGGAGTTGCTGGGCAGCCCCGATCAGCCGGGCCTGTATCTGGTGGCGAGCCGCTGGGCCGGAGCCGTGCCCACTCTGAACATCCCCGCCGGAGCAAGAGCCTGGAGCTTCGAGGTGCTGGCCGAAGTTTAG
- a CDS encoding M23 family metallopeptidase, with the protein MKNVLCAALCGLMLAGWAGAATSYRVKPGDTLSEISARAGLSVSQLQAANPRLRGKTTVQAGWVLTLPASPGAATQYRVRSGDNLTVIARRHNVSLSRLLQANPQYAGSKPIQVGAVVRIPPRAASASSPRTPAAAVRAASTSGRGSSWLWPLSSHQTVSSGFGERTLEGAGEMHYGLDIVAPVGTVVRAARSGRVLESRPDFERGWGWTVVLEHPDGWITRYAHMSANLIKKGELVQRGQAIGRVGNTGRSTGPHLHFGTYLRWDPRDPMGLF; encoded by the coding sequence GTGAAGAACGTCCTGTGCGCTGCCCTGTGCGGCCTGATGCTGGCCGGCTGGGCGGGGGCCGCCACCTCCTACCGGGTCAAGCCCGGCGACACCCTGAGCGAGATCTCGGCCAGGGCCGGCCTGAGCGTCAGCCAGCTGCAGGCGGCCAATCCCCGTCTGCGAGGCAAGACCACCGTGCAGGCGGGCTGGGTGCTGACCCTGCCGGCCAGCCCCGGTGCGGCCACCCAGTACCGGGTGCGCTCCGGCGACAACCTGACCGTGATCGCCAGACGCCACAATGTGTCGCTGTCCCGTTTGCTTCAGGCCAACCCCCAGTACGCGGGCAGCAAGCCCATTCAGGTTGGTGCGGTGGTCCGGATTCCGCCGCGCGCCGCGTCAGCCAGTTCGCCGCGCACCCCCGCCGCCGCCGTGCGTGCGGCCAGTACCTCGGGCCGTGGGAGCAGCTGGCTGTGGCCGTTGAGCAGTCACCAAACGGTCAGCAGCGGCTTCGGCGAACGGACGCTGGAGGGTGCAGGTGAGATGCACTATGGCCTGGACATCGTCGCCCCCGTGGGAACCGTGGTCCGGGCGGCCAGAAGCGGGCGGGTGCTGGAGTCGCGCCCCGATTTCGAACGCGGCTGGGGCTGGACCGTGGTGCTGGAACATCCGGACGGCTGGATCACCCGCTACGCCCACATGAGCGCCAACCTGATCAAGAAGGGGGAACTGGTCCAGCGGGGGCAGGCCATCGGACGGGTGGGCAACACCGGCCGCAGCACCGGGCCGCACCTGCATTTCGGCACCTACCTGCGCTGGGACCCGCGCGATCCCATGGGCCTGTTCTGA
- the truA gene encoding tRNA pseudouridine(38-40) synthase TruA yields MTEPRPRYVPPEGHARLRLTVAWDGAAYAGWQSQPSVPSVQDVLQEAFLRLTPGVFRPVAAGRTDAGVHAEAMPVHVDVPAGFQLPLPRLARALNAHLPSTLAVLDVEAAPPGFHARFSCTERRYVYRLLRAPQRHPLWAGRALHVSAPLDVGGMNAAAARLTGTHDFAAFATQEDRQTVRELRRLAVVPGGDLWEVHVAGESFLRHMVRGLVGTLLLVGAGRLEVGAVTDILASRQRSQAGANVPAHGLYFSGARYDGQDGG; encoded by the coding sequence ATGACCGAGCCCCGCCCCCGTTACGTCCCCCCGGAAGGCCACGCCCGGTTGCGGCTGACCGTGGCCTGGGACGGGGCCGCGTATGCCGGCTGGCAGTCCCAGCCCAGCGTGCCCAGCGTCCAGGACGTCCTGCAGGAGGCCTTCCTGCGCCTGACACCCGGTGTGTTCCGCCCTGTTGCTGCCGGGCGCACCGATGCGGGCGTCCACGCCGAGGCCATGCCGGTGCATGTCGACGTGCCTGCCGGGTTCCAGCTGCCCCTGCCCCGGCTGGCGCGGGCGCTGAATGCCCACCTGCCATCCACGCTGGCCGTGCTGGACGTGGAAGCGGCCCCGCCCGGCTTCCACGCACGCTTTTCCTGCACCGAGCGCCGTTACGTGTACCGGCTGTTGCGGGCGCCGCAGCGCCACCCGCTGTGGGCCGGACGCGCCCTGCACGTGTCCGCACCGCTGGACGTCGGGGGCATGAACGCCGCTGCCGCCCGCCTGACCGGCACCCATGACTTCGCCGCCTTTGCCACCCAGGAAGACCGCCAGACCGTGCGTGAACTGCGAAGACTGGCCGTCGTGCCGGGCGGTGACCTGTGGGAAGTCCACGTCGCGGGCGAGAGCTTCCTGCGGCACATGGTGCGCGGACTGGTCGGTACGCTGCTGCTGGTCGGTGCGGGGCGGCTGGAGGTGGGGGCGGTAACAGACATCCTGGCCTCGCGCCAGCGGTCGCAGGCGGGCGCGAATGTTCCGGCCCACGGCCTGTACTTCAGCGGCGCGCGTTATGACGGCCAGGACGGAGGCTGA
- a CDS encoding class I SAM-dependent methyltransferase yields the protein MSDVPHSRAWYARLARELGGFRHPWTRTLDGPDPELAFGALLAGHLTPHTRVLEAGCGHGPDAARFGRQCARWVAYDWLPELLEQARSNAPHAEFHLWDGKGEVPMGLRGPFDLIVSRRGPTSVIRHLPAVAAPDARFLYVGPRLDMPQVPERLAAVGWAILAEWRVSVRARIPTWADWQTRCEWMGETASREDWDAHAGARGRPYHEERYMVLAGQT from the coding sequence GTGAGCGACGTCCCCCACTCCCGTGCGTGGTACGCCCGACTGGCCCGCGAGCTGGGCGGCTTCCGTCACCCGTGGACCCGCACACTGGACGGCCCGGACCCGGAACTGGCCTTCGGCGCCCTGCTGGCTGGACACCTGACCCCACACACCCGCGTGCTGGAGGCCGGCTGCGGCCACGGCCCCGACGCCGCCCGCTTTGGCCGCCAGTGTGCCCGCTGGGTGGCCTACGACTGGCTGCCGGAACTGCTGGAGCAGGCCCGCAGCAACGCCCCACACGCCGAGTTTCATCTGTGGGACGGCAAGGGGGAGGTGCCCATGGGGTTGCGCGGCCCCTTCGATCTGATTGTGTCGCGCCGGGGGCCGACTTCAGTGATTCGTCACCTGCCTGCTGTCGCTGCGCCAGACGCCCGGTTCCTGTACGTGGGGCCACGGCTGGACATGCCGCAAGTGCCAGAGCGACTCGCGGCGGTGGGCTGGGCCATCCTGGCCGAGTGGCGTGTATCGGTGCGGGCCAGGATTCCAACGTGGGCCGACTGGCAGACCCGCTGCGAATGGATGGGCGAGACGGCCAGCCGCGAGGACTGGGACGCGCACGCCGGGGCGCGGGGCCGGCCCTACCACGAGGAGCGCTACATGGTGCTGGCAGGCCAGACTTGA
- a CDS encoding transcriptional regulator yields MPKKERKRLQVVISDEQDALLTRTAYELSSPERLISKSEVVRLAIEKIARELGEGQATGHIEEYRAILGHEGAGDED; encoded by the coding sequence ATGCCCAAAAAGGAACGCAAGCGCCTGCAGGTGGTGATCAGCGACGAGCAGGACGCCCTGCTGACGCGCACCGCCTACGAGCTGTCCAGTCCGGAACGCCTGATCAGCAAGAGCGAGGTTGTCCGGCTGGCGATTGAGAAGATTGCCCGCGAACTGGGCGAGGGGCAGGCCACCGGCCACATCGAGGAGTACCGGGCCATCCTGGGCCACGAGGGGGCCGGCGACGAGGACTGA
- the murA gene encoding UDP-N-acetylglucosamine 1-carboxyvinyltransferase gives MQLTPLHIKGGRALGGEITVQHSKNAALPVIVATLLSREPVTLHGIPRLSDVYIILDLMAHLGTQHKWVGDNSLELHTPEIINTDAPYALVSKMRASFIVMGAILARAGQATVSMPGGCAWGPRPVDQHVKAFRALGVTMTEDGGNFDARREGSLNGHFVFELLTVGGTHNAILAAVLGDGVVVLENASIDTDVVDMVEFLNSLGADITGAGTNIITVRGVSALRGGAYTVIPDRIEAGTFMMLAAATRSRLRIRNVRPDHLRAVTAKLQEMGVSVTEDGSTLLVDATAGELKPVNVTTQSFPGFPTDLQPQMSTLLATVPGTSVVQDPVYPDRLTHVAELHRMGANITVSGYTQVIQGTRLHAAPVKAADLRAGAALFIAALTTEGETVIDGVQYLNRGYERLAERLRGIGASVQQNDLALAMD, from the coding sequence ATGCAACTAACCCCACTGCACATCAAGGGTGGCCGCGCGCTCGGCGGCGAAATTACCGTCCAGCACAGCAAGAATGCTGCCCTGCCGGTCATTGTCGCCACGCTCCTCAGCCGCGAGCCGGTAACGTTGCACGGCATCCCGCGCCTGAGCGACGTCTACATCATCCTCGACCTGATGGCGCACCTGGGCACGCAGCACAAGTGGGTGGGAGACAACAGCCTGGAATTGCACACCCCGGAAATCATCAACACCGACGCGCCCTACGCGCTGGTCAGCAAGATGCGCGCCAGCTTTATCGTGATGGGCGCGATCCTGGCCCGCGCCGGACAGGCCACCGTCAGCATGCCCGGCGGTTGCGCGTGGGGGCCGCGCCCGGTAGACCAGCACGTCAAGGCGTTCCGGGCGCTGGGCGTGACCATGACCGAGGACGGCGGCAACTTCGACGCCCGGCGCGAGGGCAGCCTGAACGGGCATTTTGTCTTCGAACTGCTGACCGTGGGCGGCACCCACAACGCCATCCTGGCCGCCGTGCTGGGTGACGGCGTGGTGGTGCTGGAAAATGCAAGCATCGACACCGACGTGGTGGACATGGTGGAGTTCCTGAACTCGCTGGGGGCCGACATCACCGGCGCGGGGACCAACATTATCACGGTGCGCGGCGTGTCGGCCCTGCGCGGCGGGGCCTACACGGTGATTCCGGACCGCATCGAGGCCGGCACCTTCATGATGCTGGCTGCCGCCACCCGCAGCCGCCTGAGAATCCGCAACGTGCGTCCCGATCACCTTCGCGCCGTGACGGCCAAGTTGCAGGAGATGGGGGTGTCGGTGACCGAGGACGGCAGCACCCTGCTGGTGGACGCCACGGCAGGCGAGTTGAAACCGGTGAACGTGACCACCCAGAGCTTCCCCGGCTTTCCCACCGACCTGCAACCGCAGATGAGCACCCTGCTGGCCACCGTGCCTGGCACCAGCGTCGTGCAGGACCCGGTATACCCGGACCGCCTGACCCACGTGGCTGAATTGCACCGCATGGGCGCGAACATCACCGTCAGCGGCTACACCCAGGTGATCCAGGGCACCAGGCTGCATGCGGCCCCCGTCAAGGCCGCCGACCTGCGCGCCGGGGCCGCCCTATTCATCGCTGCCCTGACAACCGAGGGCGAGACCGTCATTGACGGCGTGCAGTACCTGAACCGCGGCTACGAGCGTCTGGCCGAGCGGCTGCGCGGCATCGGGGCCAGCGTTCAGCAGAACGATCTGGCCCTGGCAATGGACTGA
- a CDS encoding YqgE/AlgH family protein, translating into MSGPLTFLVASPHLHGEVFGGTVILLLEHDAKGAMGLIVNAPTPQPVSELMAGAEGQNVPAWLGGPVDPTLGWCLYPDPLELDGEIRLVPGLNVSSSLEVLHAVMESGQPYMLVLGYAGWSAGQLTEEARAGAWVWVEQDTPDLLWKVPPTDRWGEALRRLGVIPSTIMPGGAQA; encoded by the coding sequence ATGAGTGGGCCTCTGACTTTTCTGGTTGCCAGTCCTCACCTGCACGGCGAGGTGTTTGGCGGGACCGTCATTCTGCTGCTGGAGCACGACGCGAAAGGCGCGATGGGGCTGATCGTCAACGCACCGACGCCCCAGCCGGTGTCAGAGCTGATGGCCGGGGCCGAGGGCCAGAATGTGCCCGCGTGGCTGGGCGGCCCGGTGGACCCCACCCTGGGCTGGTGCCTGTATCCGGACCCGCTGGAACTGGACGGCGAGATCCGGCTGGTGCCGGGCCTGAACGTGTCCAGTAGCCTGGAGGTGCTGCACGCCGTGATGGAAAGCGGACAGCCGTACATGCTGGTCCTGGGCTACGCGGGCTGGAGCGCCGGGCAACTGACTGAGGAGGCGCGGGCCGGGGCCTGGGTCTGGGTCGAGCAAGACACCCCGGACCTGCTGTGGAAGGTGCCCCCCACCGACCGCTGGGGCGAGGCGCTGCGGCGGCTGGGCGTGATTCCCAGCACCATCATGCCCGGCGGGGCGCAGGCCTGA
- the lon gene encoding endopeptidase La, which produces MPTETLNLPKNVPVCPVRGSVIYPTMVQHIDASRSISINAIEAAMNADKVILIVSQKDKDVDDPKGADLYDVGTACNVLRVRKNPDGTVQMLVSAVARVKVNRYEAGDHLSASISELPVPSDDPVELQALTRELRERFETIAGNGKISSESVQTINGKDDVGEMADHIAFNLDFRLEDKQGLLEATRLTTRIRTLLTLLDTEQEVQAVQAKIRAQVKDEIDKNQREYYLREQMKVIQKELQGGEDGEEGDEAEVFRTKIDALDLKPEVKKEIDRELNRLARMHPDAAEASVIRTYLTWVTELPWNTRSEDRLEVEEAAQVLDEDHYGLEKVKDRVLEFLAVRRLRKERAERGELSAEDVNKGPILVFTGPPGVGKTSIAQSIAKALGRQYVRIALGGARDESDIRGHRRTYIGAMPGRLIQGLRTAGTKNPVILLDEVDKLGSSYQGDPSAALLEVLDPAQNQNFTDHYLGVAFDLSEVMFIATANYPEQIPAALMDRMEVIDFSSYIEQEKLEIAKRYLMPRQLTQNGLKSNQISFTDAALEKLISHYTREAGVRNLEREIGTVARKVARRIATGDVKRVKVTDKELERYLGQPRHTPETENREDMVGVSTGMFYTPVGGDILFVETSIMPGKGLVLTGQLGDVMKESARAALTYIKSNAERFHIDRARIDDSEIHVHVPAGAIPKEGPSAGGAMVTSLISALTGIPARHDVAMTGEMTLTGRYLPIGGLKEKVLGARRAGIKHIIMPKANEPDLRDIPVHLRSSVRFHPCETVDQVLDVALVGGLKALETPRGGEAATPTKRRPARRGAGASA; this is translated from the coding sequence ATGCCCACCGAAACCCTGAATCTCCCCAAAAATGTTCCCGTCTGCCCGGTTCGCGGCAGCGTGATCTATCCGACGATGGTGCAGCATATTGACGCCAGCCGCTCCATCTCGATCAACGCCATCGAAGCGGCCATGAACGCCGACAAGGTCATCCTGATTGTGTCCCAGAAGGATAAGGACGTGGACGATCCCAAGGGCGCGGACCTGTACGACGTGGGCACCGCCTGCAACGTGCTGCGCGTTCGCAAGAATCCCGACGGCACCGTGCAGATGCTGGTCAGCGCCGTGGCCCGCGTCAAGGTGAACCGGTACGAGGCAGGCGATCACCTGAGCGCCAGCATCAGCGAACTGCCGGTGCCCAGCGACGATCCGGTGGAACTGCAGGCGCTGACCCGTGAGCTGCGCGAACGCTTCGAGACCATTGCCGGCAACGGCAAGATCAGCAGTGAGAGTGTGCAGACCATCAACGGCAAGGATGACGTGGGCGAGATGGCCGACCACATCGCCTTCAACCTGGATTTCCGGCTGGAAGACAAGCAGGGGCTGCTGGAGGCCACCCGCCTGACCACCCGCATCCGCACGCTGCTGACGCTGCTGGACACCGAGCAGGAAGTGCAGGCGGTGCAGGCCAAGATCCGGGCACAGGTCAAGGACGAGATTGACAAGAACCAGCGCGAGTACTACCTGCGCGAGCAGATGAAGGTTATCCAGAAAGAGCTTCAGGGCGGTGAGGACGGCGAGGAAGGCGACGAGGCCGAGGTGTTCCGCACCAAGATCGACGCGCTGGACCTGAAGCCCGAGGTCAAGAAGGAGATCGACCGCGAGCTGAACCGCCTGGCCCGCATGCACCCCGACGCCGCCGAGGCCAGCGTGATCCGTACCTACCTGACCTGGGTCACGGAGCTGCCGTGGAACACCCGCAGCGAGGACCGCCTGGAGGTCGAGGAAGCCGCACAGGTGCTGGACGAGGACCACTACGGCCTGGAAAAGGTCAAGGACCGCGTGCTGGAGTTCCTGGCCGTGCGCCGCCTGCGTAAGGAGCGGGCCGAGCGCGGCGAGTTGAGCGCCGAGGACGTGAACAAGGGGCCGATTCTGGTGTTCACCGGACCTCCCGGCGTGGGCAAGACCAGCATCGCGCAGAGCATTGCCAAGGCGCTGGGCCGCCAGTACGTGCGGATCGCCCTGGGCGGCGCACGCGATGAGTCCGACATTCGCGGCCACCGCCGCACCTACATCGGCGCGATGCCGGGCCGCCTGATCCAGGGCCTGCGCACCGCCGGAACCAAGAATCCTGTGATCCTGCTGGACGAGGTGGACAAGCTGGGCAGCTCCTACCAGGGCGACCCCAGTGCGGCGCTGCTGGAGGTGCTGGACCCGGCGCAGAACCAGAACTTCACCGATCACTACCTGGGCGTGGCCTTTGACCTGAGCGAGGTGATGTTCATCGCCACCGCCAACTACCCCGAACAGATTCCCGCCGCGCTGATGGACCGCATGGAAGTGATCGACTTTTCCAGTTACATCGAGCAGGAGAAGCTGGAGATCGCCAAGCGCTACCTGATGCCGCGCCAGCTGACGCAAAACGGTCTGAAGTCCAACCAGATCTCGTTTACCGACGCGGCGCTGGAAAAGCTGATCAGCCACTACACCCGCGAGGCCGGGGTGCGCAACTTGGAGCGCGAGATCGGCACGGTGGCCCGCAAGGTGGCCCGCCGCATCGCCACCGGCGACGTCAAGCGCGTCAAGGTGACCGACAAGGAGCTGGAGCGCTACCTGGGCCAGCCGCGCCACACCCCCGAGACCGAGAACCGCGAGGACATGGTGGGCGTGTCCACCGGGATGTTCTATACCCCCGTGGGCGGTGACATCCTGTTCGTGGAAACCTCGATCATGCCTGGCAAGGGCCTGGTCCTGACCGGACAGCTCGGCGACGTGATGAAGGAGTCGGCCCGCGCCGCCCTGACCTACATCAAGAGCAACGCCGAACGCTTCCACATCGACCGCGCCCGCATCGACGACAGCGAGATTCACGTCCACGTTCCGGCCGGGGCGATTCCCAAGGAAGGCCCCAGCGCAGGCGGCGCGATGGTCACCAGCCTGATCAGTGCCCTGACCGGCATCCCCGCCCGCCACGACGTCGCTATGACCGGCGAGATGACCCTGACGGGGCGCTACCTGCCCATCGGCGGCCTGAAAGAGAAGGTGCTGGGCGCGCGCCGTGCGGGCATCAAGCACATCATCATGCCCAAGGCCAACGAGCCGGACCTGCGTGACATCCCGGTGCACCTGCGTTCCTCGGTGCGCTTCCATCCCTGTGAGACGGTGGACCAGGTGCTGGACGTGGCCCTGGTGGGCGGCCTGAAGGCCCTGGAGACCCCACGCGGCGGCGAGGCGGCCACCCCCACCAAACGCCGCCCGGCGCGGCGCGGCGCGGGCGCGAGCGCCTGA
- a CDS encoding alpha/beta hydrolase: MALVRFVIPELPPNTPAGLLILTGGHRGWSSDPTGWTFQCRGRSAVLDAHLADGTLLGVKVRVLGPDGQVTEEGDRWGGRAPAHKAVVHGDMEVLLDLPGWQDDQQGRGRPSASAPPREETVLGAPWGEQVVRLWWPDGASAGPLPLLILHDGQNVFDEAATFAGESWNVAAAAQALADQGHPCLIAALSVNDERSRRYVPFPFGLNHFNPGADEYLDWIAATLKPALAGRFGAASQTALAGSSFGGLVTLYGGLRSPAEFGTLGVFSPAIFPADFELLRWMEGRAAPQAHVWLDMGTHEAESVNEAAQMVALTHDLAGRLRPRVHEVHVTIGENHWHDEAAWAERFPAFLRWWLAGSPASESR, from the coding sequence ATGGCACTCGTCCGTTTCGTGATTCCCGAGTTGCCGCCGAACACGCCGGCGGGCCTTCTCATTCTGACCGGCGGCCACCGGGGGTGGAGCAGTGATCCGACGGGCTGGACCTTCCAGTGCCGGGGGCGCAGCGCGGTTCTGGACGCCCATCTTGCGGACGGAACCCTGCTGGGCGTGAAGGTCCGGGTGCTGGGACCGGACGGGCAGGTCACCGAAGAGGGGGACCGCTGGGGAGGCCGCGCACCGGCCCACAAGGCGGTGGTTCACGGCGACATGGAAGTCCTGCTGGACCTTCCAGGCTGGCAGGATGACCAGCAGGGGAGAGGGCGGCCCTCCGCGTCGGCTCCTCCGCGCGAGGAGACCGTGCTGGGGGCGCCCTGGGGCGAGCAGGTGGTCCGGCTATGGTGGCCGGACGGCGCGTCTGCGGGGCCGTTGCCCCTGCTGATCCTGCACGACGGCCAGAACGTTTTCGACGAGGCGGCCACCTTCGCCGGGGAGAGCTGGAACGTCGCTGCGGCTGCCCAGGCGCTGGCCGATCAGGGCCACCCTTGCCTGATCGCCGCCCTGAGCGTCAACGACGAGCGCAGCCGCCGTTATGTCCCCTTTCCCTTTGGGCTGAACCACTTCAATCCCGGCGCAGACGAGTATCTGGACTGGATCGCGGCCACGTTGAAGCCGGCCCTGGCCGGGCGCTTTGGCGCGGCATCCCAGACGGCCCTGGCCGGCTCATCCTTCGGCGGGCTGGTCACGCTGTACGGCGGCCTGCGCTCTCCCGCCGAATTCGGCACGCTGGGCGTGTTCAGCCCTGCCATCTTCCCTGCCGATTTTGAACTGCTGCGCTGGATGGAAGGGCGGGCGGCCCCCCAGGCCCACGTCTGGCTGGACATGGGCACCCATGAGGCCGAGTCTGTGAATGAGGCCGCGCAGATGGTGGCCTTGACCCACGATCTGGCCGGGCGCCTGCGCCCCAGGGTGCACGAGGTTCACGTCACCATTGGTGAAAACCACTGGCACGACGAGGCGGCGTGGGCCGAACGGTTCCCGGCCTTCCTGCGCTGGTGGCTGGCGGGGTCGCCCGCCTCGGAATCCCGCTGA
- a CDS encoding SDR family oxidoreductase encodes MKIAVMGAAGGVGRRVVAQAVQAGHKVSALVRRDEQADMVSLYGANPVMGDLEGEWQRVLDGADAVVWAAGAGAAGNYAAIDGQALKRVTDTLVERGPKRLVVVSSMGVDRPEQMPPFLQDVLRVKADSDAHVQASGLDWTVVRPGGLLDGPGSGKVTVATHAPGGSIPRDDVAALVLACLNTPSSVGKTFEAVAGDQGSSEAVQSL; translated from the coding sequence ATGAAGATCGCAGTGATGGGTGCGGCCGGCGGTGTGGGCCGCCGGGTGGTGGCGCAGGCCGTCCAGGCCGGACACAAGGTTTCGGCCCTGGTGCGCCGCGACGAGCAGGCCGATATGGTGTCGCTGTACGGGGCCAACCCCGTGATGGGTGACCTGGAAGGCGAGTGGCAGCGCGTGCTGGACGGCGCCGACGCGGTGGTCTGGGCGGCAGGGGCCGGGGCTGCCGGCAATTACGCGGCCATTGATGGCCAGGCCCTCAAGCGCGTGACCGACACTCTGGTGGAGCGCGGCCCAAAACGACTGGTGGTGGTCAGCAGCATGGGCGTGGACCGCCCGGAACAGATGCCGCCCTTCTTGCAGGACGTGCTGCGCGTCAAGGCCGACTCCGACGCCCATGTGCAGGCCAGCGGGCTGGACTGGACCGTTGTCCGGCCCGGCGGCCTGCTGGACGGGCCCGGCAGCGGCAAGGTGACGGTGGCCACCCACGCCCCTGGCGGCAGCATTCCGCGCGACGACGTGGCCGCCCTGGTGCTGGCTTGCCTCAATACTCCGTCCAGCGTGGGCAAGACCTTCGAGGCGGTGGCGGGGGACCAGGGCTCCTCCGAGGCGGTCCAGAGCCTGTAA
- a CDS encoding lysophospholipid acyltransferase family protein, translating to MSDAVSPDASGPVPRRADAPRPAAAEAGPPQVDPRVYRAVVALTYLPVVLSGAHLEVHGREHVPPPGTPLVIASNHRSNLDPFLVARALPPGRFVQFMAKKELFVSVIGWIISTGGSFPVERSGNDLGAVRMAVRILKNNGTVGIFPQGTRGGPAMQGGVALIAAKARAPILPAGICREGRRWIVRFGPPIEAQGGIKGVTHELGERLVQLARPVGERI from the coding sequence ATGAGCGACGCCGTTTCCCCCGATGCTTCCGGCCCCGTCCCGCGCCGCGCCGACGCGCCCAGGCCCGCAGCGGCGGAAGCCGGACCGCCTCAGGTAGACCCGCGAGTATACCGCGCAGTGGTGGCCCTGACCTACCTGCCGGTGGTGCTGAGCGGCGCGCACCTGGAAGTGCACGGGCGTGAGCATGTGCCGCCGCCCGGCACCCCACTGGTCATCGCCTCCAACCACCGGTCCAATCTCGATCCGTTCCTGGTGGCGCGTGCCCTGCCGCCGGGGCGCTTCGTGCAGTTCATGGCCAAGAAGGAATTGTTCGTGTCGGTCATCGGGTGGATCATCAGCACCGGCGGCAGCTTTCCGGTGGAGCGGTCCGGCAATGACCTGGGCGCGGTCCGCATGGCCGTGCGGATTCTGAAGAACAACGGTACGGTGGGCATCTTTCCGCAGGGCACCCGTGGGGGACCGGCCATGCAGGGGGGTGTGGCCCTGATCGCCGCCAAGGCCCGCGCCCCCATTTTGCCCGCCGGAATCTGCCGCGAGGGCCGGCGCTGGATTGTGCGCTTCGGCCCGCCGATCGAGGCTCAGGGCGGCATCAAGGGCGTCACTCATGAGCTGGGCGAGCGTCTGGTGCAGCTGGCACGCCCGGTGGGAGAGCGAATCTAG